A single Curtobacterium sp. MCSS17_015 DNA region contains:
- a CDS encoding response regulator transcription factor produces the protein MTISQPSAAPRLTRADGSPLRILVVDDEASLTDLLSMALRYEGWDVRSANGGQDALAKAREFQPDAMVLDVMMPDLDGLQVLGRLRQNNDDTPVLFLTAKDSVEDRVTGLTAGGDDYVTKPFSLEEVVARLRGLIRRSQISISEAGDSRIVVGDLVLDEESYEVSRAGRAIELTATEFELLRFLMRNPRRVLSKAQILDRVWSYDFGGKSSVVEIYISYLRKKIDAGEQPMIHTVRGVGYVIKPTS, from the coding sequence GTGACCATCTCCCAGCCCTCCGCAGCCCCGCGCCTCACCCGTGCCGACGGTTCCCCGTTGCGCATCCTCGTCGTCGACGACGAGGCCAGCCTCACCGACCTGCTCTCGATGGCGCTCCGGTACGAGGGCTGGGACGTCCGGAGTGCGAACGGCGGTCAGGACGCGCTGGCGAAGGCGCGCGAATTCCAGCCCGACGCCATGGTGCTCGACGTGATGATGCCGGACCTCGACGGACTGCAGGTGCTCGGCCGACTGCGCCAGAACAACGACGACACCCCGGTGCTGTTCCTCACCGCGAAGGACTCCGTCGAGGACCGTGTGACCGGGCTCACCGCCGGTGGGGACGACTACGTCACGAAGCCGTTCTCGCTGGAGGAGGTCGTGGCGCGACTCCGGGGCCTCATCCGTCGGTCGCAGATCTCGATCAGCGAGGCCGGGGACTCCCGCATCGTCGTCGGCGACCTCGTGCTCGACGAGGAGTCGTACGAGGTCTCGCGAGCCGGACGGGCCATCGAGCTGACCGCGACGGAGTTCGAACTGCTCCGCTTCCTCATGCGCAACCCCCGCCGCGTGCTCTCGAAGGCGCAGATCCTCGACCGCGTGTGGTCGTACGACTTCGGCGGCAAGTCGTCGGTCGTCGAGATCTACATCTCCTACCTGCGCAAGAAGATCGACGCCGGCGAGCAGCCCATGATCCACACGGTGCGCGGCGTCGGCTACGTCATCAAGCCCACCTCCTGA
- a CDS encoding FtsX-like permease family protein has product MFLTYLRRELTNRRKQTVIIAVGMALAIALVVIVSSIASGVQSAQSSVLQSVYGVGTDITVSKTETPSSSSTGRPSFDFGGQDSSDGSGSTDLSQSRLAVSRGASTLSSTDVERVTGTDGVEAATGVLTLENSTFSGQVQQSEDSDGSSDSAAQAGPPSDGGAGGGGFGGGSFSVDSFTVTGIPVSGDTVGPLTSTEITDGRTFTAADAGEDVVVLDSAYATSASKAVGDTVEIGGEDFEVIGIVASTGSASTTGSNTYVPLDTAQTLADLDGQVTSIYVSAESSSDVATIKTALQDELSDATVSTEADLASSVSGSLATASSLVSNLGTWLSIVVLAAAFLIAILFTVSGVTRRTREFGTLKAIGWSNGRITRQVAGESLVQGLIGGVIGAAVGLVGILVVNVIAPTISASASSSTATGPGSGRGMPDGAATAAAGGATTGGAPAGGFGGGGQSATTTDVVLHAPVTVEVILLAIGLAILGGLIAGALGGWRASRLRPAEALRSVA; this is encoded by the coding sequence ATGTTCCTGACCTACCTCAGGCGCGAACTCACGAACCGCAGGAAGCAGACGGTCATCATCGCCGTCGGGATGGCACTCGCCATCGCGCTCGTCGTGATCGTGTCGTCCATCGCGAGCGGTGTGCAGTCCGCTCAGTCGAGCGTGCTGCAGTCCGTCTACGGCGTCGGCACCGACATCACGGTCTCGAAGACCGAGACGCCCTCGTCGAGCAGCACCGGACGGCCGTCCTTCGACTTCGGCGGCCAGGACTCCTCGGACGGCAGCGGATCGACGGACCTGTCGCAGTCCCGCCTGGCCGTGTCGCGGGGCGCGAGCACCCTGAGCTCCACGGACGTCGAGCGTGTCACCGGCACGGACGGCGTCGAGGCGGCCACCGGGGTCCTCACGCTCGAGAACAGCACGTTCTCCGGCCAGGTCCAGCAGAGCGAGGACAGCGACGGCAGCAGCGACAGCGCCGCCCAGGCCGGTCCGCCGAGTGACGGCGGAGCGGGTGGCGGCGGGTTCGGCGGCGGCTCCTTCTCCGTCGACTCCTTCACCGTCACGGGCATCCCGGTGTCCGGCGACACGGTCGGACCGCTCACGAGCACCGAGATCACGGACGGACGCACCTTCACCGCAGCCGATGCGGGCGAGGACGTCGTCGTGCTCGACTCGGCGTACGCCACGAGCGCGTCGAAGGCGGTCGGCGACACGGTCGAGATCGGCGGCGAGGACTTCGAGGTCATCGGCATCGTCGCCTCCACCGGCTCCGCGTCGACCACCGGCTCGAACACGTACGTCCCGCTCGACACCGCGCAGACGCTCGCGGACCTCGACGGGCAAGTCACCTCGATCTACGTCTCCGCCGAGTCGTCGTCCGACGTCGCGACGATCAAGACAGCACTGCAGGACGAGCTGTCGGACGCGACCGTGTCCACCGAGGCCGACCTCGCCTCGAGCGTCTCCGGCTCGCTCGCCACCGCGTCGTCCCTCGTGTCGAACCTCGGCACCTGGCTCTCGATCGTCGTCCTGGCCGCGGCGTTCCTCATCGCGATCCTGTTCACCGTCTCCGGCGTCACCCGACGCACCCGTGAGTTCGGCACGCTCAAGGCCATCGGCTGGTCGAACGGCCGCATCACCCGGCAGGTCGCCGGCGAGTCCCTCGTGCAGGGTCTGATCGGCGGTGTCATCGGCGCCGCGGTCGGTCTGGTCGGCATCCTCGTCGTGAACGTCATCGCGCCGACGATCTCGGCGAGCGCGTCCTCGAGCACCGCGACGGGCCCCGGGTCCGGACGTGGGATGCCCGACGGTGCCGCGACGGCAGCGGCCGGCGGCGCCACCACCGGCGGCGCCCCGGCCGGCGGCTTCGGTGGCGGCGGGCAGAGCGCCACGACCACCGACGTCGTGCTGCACGCGCCGGTCACGGTCGAGGTGATCCTGCTCGCGATCGGTCTGGCGATCCTCGGCGGCCTCATCGCCGGCGCACTCGGCGGCTGGCGGGCCTCCCGTCTCCGTCCGGCGGAAGCCCTGCGGAGCGTGGCCTGA
- a CDS encoding ABC transporter ATP-binding protein, translated as MTTTDAAPSTGAVPTASRPVYRLTGVTKTYQQKNRAVTALTGVDLEIPQGQLVAIQGPTGGGKSTLLQMLGALDRPTAGSVYLGDRDIATLGDRALTDVRASEIGFVFQSFNLIPTLTALENVETAFSGSLADRSRAEVRDRATAALGEVGLGERLDHLPAELSGGQQQRVAIARALVKDPSVLLADEPTGALDEATRDEIMALVERQWQDRGLTVVIVTHDSWVARRAERRLHIKQGQVRDV; from the coding sequence GTGACCACCACCGACGCCGCACCCTCGACGGGTGCCGTGCCCACCGCCTCCCGACCGGTCTACCGACTGACGGGCGTGACCAAGACCTACCAGCAGAAGAACCGCGCGGTCACCGCGCTCACCGGTGTCGACCTCGAGATCCCGCAGGGACAGCTCGTCGCGATCCAGGGGCCGACCGGCGGCGGCAAGTCGACGCTGCTGCAGATGCTCGGGGCGCTCGACCGGCCGACCGCCGGGTCGGTGTACCTGGGTGACCGGGACATCGCGACGCTCGGCGACCGGGCGCTGACCGACGTGCGGGCGAGCGAGATCGGGTTCGTGTTCCAGAGCTTCAACCTCATCCCGACGTTGACCGCGCTCGAGAACGTGGAGACCGCGTTCTCCGGGTCACTCGCCGACCGGTCGCGGGCCGAGGTCCGCGACCGCGCGACCGCTGCGCTCGGCGAGGTCGGGCTCGGCGAGCGCCTCGACCACCTGCCGGCCGAGCTCTCCGGGGGCCAGCAGCAGCGGGTCGCGATCGCGCGGGCGCTGGTGAAGGACCCGAGCGTGCTCCTGGCCGACGAACCGACGGGGGCGCTCGACGAGGCGACGCGCGACGAGATCATGGCCCTCGTCGAGCGGCAGTGGCAGGACCGCGGTCTGACGGTGGTCATCGTGACGCACGACTCGTGGGTGGCCCGACGTGCGGAGCGCCGGCTGCACATCAAGCAGGGGCAGGTCCGCGACGTGTAG
- a CDS encoding carbohydrate ABC transporter permease, which translates to MRETVGAKSFKIVVLALLTVFTVVPLYVMVTTALKPLGDVQNDFTWIPSNITIQPFIDMWSTVPLGRYFINSLVVCTVATVFSLIIATFAAYAVSRWNFRGKSAFTTTVLSTQMFPGVLFLLPLFLIFTNLGNSLGIQLVGSWLGLIITYLTFTLPFSIWMLAGYFETIPRELDEAAMVDGSGPMGALFRIILPSARPGLVAVGIYSFMTAWGEVLFASVMTNGLGSTLAVGLQQYSTQTNVYWNQIMAASLVVSIPVVIAFLVVQRQFVAGLTAGAVK; encoded by the coding sequence GTGCGTGAAACAGTGGGCGCCAAGTCCTTCAAGATCGTCGTCCTCGCGCTGCTCACCGTGTTCACGGTGGTGCCGCTCTACGTGATGGTCACGACGGCACTCAAGCCGCTCGGTGACGTGCAGAACGACTTCACGTGGATCCCGTCGAACATCACGATCCAGCCGTTCATCGACATGTGGTCCACGGTGCCGCTCGGTCGGTACTTCATCAACTCGCTCGTGGTCTGCACCGTCGCGACCGTGTTCTCCCTGATCATCGCGACGTTCGCCGCCTACGCGGTGTCGCGGTGGAACTTCAGGGGCAAGAGCGCGTTCACCACGACGGTGCTCTCCACGCAGATGTTCCCGGGCGTGCTGTTCCTGCTGCCGCTGTTCCTCATCTTCACGAACCTCGGCAACTCGCTCGGCATCCAGCTCGTCGGCAGCTGGCTCGGGCTCATCATCACGTACCTGACGTTCACGCTCCCGTTCTCGATCTGGATGCTCGCGGGCTACTTCGAGACCATCCCGCGCGAACTCGACGAGGCCGCGATGGTCGACGGCTCCGGCCCGATGGGTGCGCTGTTCCGGATCATCCTGCCGTCGGCCCGTCCGGGTCTCGTGGCGGTCGGGATCTACTCGTTCATGACCGCGTGGGGTGAGGTGCTCTTCGCCTCGGTGATGACGAACGGTCTCGGCTCGACGCTCGCGGTCGGCCTGCAGCAGTACTCGACGCAGACGAACGTGTACTGGAACCAGATCATGGCCGCTTCGCTGGTCGTGTCGATCCCGGTCGTCATCGCGTTCCTGGTGGTCCAGCGGCAGTTCGTCGCCGGCCTGACCGCCGGTGCGGTGAAGTAG
- a CDS encoding sugar ABC transporter permease: MSTTVLPDSEAIDLTHTKAPTLSGPSPRGKRRVSWLPYALVGPAILFELLIHIVPMLVGIWISFVQLTKYFIANWGAAPFAGFRNYSVAVDFDQAIGRGLLSSFLITCAFTILVVGLSWGFGMAAAVALQKPFLGRGLFRTLFLVPYALPMYAGVITWKFMFQRDSGAINHVLVDQLGLFGDGAPFWLIGNNAFVAVVVVAIWKTWPFAFLMLMAGLQSVPADVYEAASVDGAKPFRQWRSITLPMVRPVNVTLVLVMFLWTFNDFNTPFVLFGSTAQPPAADLLSFHIYNASFITWNFGSGAAMSVLLLLFLLVVTGIYLAVTNRRSVRA, translated from the coding sequence ATGTCCACGACGGTCCTGCCAGACTCCGAGGCCATCGACCTGACGCACACGAAGGCGCCGACCCTCTCGGGCCCGTCGCCCCGCGGGAAGCGTCGCGTCTCGTGGCTCCCGTACGCGCTCGTCGGTCCCGCGATCCTCTTCGAGCTGCTCATCCACATCGTGCCGATGCTCGTCGGCATCTGGATCAGCTTCGTGCAGCTCACCAAGTACTTCATCGCCAACTGGGGCGCCGCCCCGTTCGCCGGCTTCCGGAACTACTCCGTCGCGGTCGACTTCGACCAGGCCATCGGTCGCGGACTGCTCAGCTCGTTCCTCATCACCTGCGCGTTCACGATCCTCGTCGTCGGCCTGTCCTGGGGCTTCGGCATGGCCGCCGCGGTCGCCCTGCAGAAGCCGTTCCTCGGCCGTGGGCTCTTCCGCACGCTGTTCCTCGTGCCGTACGCCCTGCCGATGTACGCGGGCGTCATCACGTGGAAGTTCATGTTCCAGCGTGACTCCGGCGCCATCAACCACGTCCTCGTCGACCAGCTGGGGCTGTTCGGCGACGGCGCCCCGTTCTGGCTCATCGGCAACAACGCCTTCGTGGCGGTCGTCGTCGTGGCGATCTGGAAGACCTGGCCGTTCGCGTTCCTCATGCTCATGGCGGGTCTGCAGTCCGTGCCCGCCGACGTGTACGAGGCCGCCTCGGTCGACGGCGCGAAGCCCTTCCGGCAGTGGCGTTCGATCACGCTGCCGATGGTCCGCCCGGTCAACGTCACCCTCGTGCTCGTGATGTTCCTCTGGACGTTCAACGACTTCAACACGCCGTTCGTGCTGTTCGGCTCGACCGCCCAGCCCCCGGCCGCGGACCTGCTGAGCTTCCACATCTACAACGCGTCGTTCATCACCTGGAACTTCGGCTCCGGCGCGGCGATGAGCGTGCTCCTGCTCCTCTTCCTGCTCGTCGTGACGGGCATCTACCTGGCCGTCACCAACCGGAGGTCCGTCCGTGCGTGA
- a CDS encoding sugar ABC transporter substrate-binding protein, whose amino-acid sequence MRTAIRALAITAAAALTVSGLAACSSGSSGASGDSKTLTYWASNQGTSLEHDKEVLTPVLEKFTDETGIKVDLQVIGWNDLQTKIQTAVTSGQGPDVVNIGNTWATSLQATGAFQEFGDAEMKAIGGADKFGKVALSTGGAPGETVTSVPLYGLAYGLFYNKQMLADAGVEPPTTWEDLVSAAEKLTTDGTYGFSLAGGSYTENSHFAFINSAQNGGEWFDGDGNPTFTSKANVDGIKRYLDLMQESKAANPSNAQYDNANQSVADFANKKAAMILNQNNANTTIESLGMKADEFGVVPLPAPTGGEDIASFPAGINLSIFTNTDNKDGALKFVKYMTSMDTQTTLDKPYSALPVLADAAESVTDEQTKTFLDIYNNKAKPLPLVPAEDQFESTVGKAMNEMFAKIATGSTVSEKDIKDALQTAQDQVSQAAG is encoded by the coding sequence ATGCGCACTGCCATCCGCGCACTGGCCATCACCGCGGCCGCGGCACTCACCGTGTCGGGCCTCGCCGCCTGCTCCTCCGGGTCCTCCGGCGCATCGGGCGACTCGAAGACGCTCACCTACTGGGCGTCGAACCAGGGCACCTCACTCGAGCACGACAAGGAGGTGCTGACCCCCGTCCTGGAGAAGTTCACCGACGAGACCGGGATCAAGGTCGACCTCCAGGTCATCGGGTGGAACGACCTGCAGACGAAGATCCAGACCGCCGTCACCTCGGGCCAGGGCCCGGACGTCGTCAACATCGGCAACACCTGGGCCACCTCGCTCCAGGCCACCGGCGCCTTCCAGGAGTTCGGTGACGCCGAGATGAAGGCGATCGGCGGCGCCGACAAGTTCGGCAAGGTCGCGCTCTCGACCGGTGGCGCACCGGGTGAGACCGTCACGAGCGTCCCGTTGTACGGCCTCGCCTACGGCCTGTTCTACAACAAGCAGATGCTCGCGGACGCCGGCGTCGAGCCGCCCACCACCTGGGAGGACCTCGTCTCGGCCGCCGAGAAGCTGACCACCGACGGCACGTACGGGTTCAGCCTCGCCGGTGGTTCGTACACCGAGAACTCACACTTCGCCTTCATCAACTCGGCTCAGAACGGCGGCGAGTGGTTCGACGGCGACGGCAACCCGACCTTCACCTCGAAGGCGAACGTCGACGGCATCAAGCGGTACCTCGACCTCATGCAGGAGAGCAAGGCGGCCAACCCGTCGAACGCGCAGTACGACAACGCGAACCAGTCGGTCGCGGACTTCGCGAACAAGAAGGCCGCGATGATCCTCAACCAGAACAACGCGAACACGACGATCGAGTCGCTCGGCATGAAGGCCGACGAGTTCGGCGTCGTGCCGCTGCCGGCACCGACCGGCGGCGAGGACATCGCCAGCTTCCCGGCCGGCATCAACCTGTCGATCTTCACGAACACCGACAACAAGGACGGCGCGCTGAAGTTCGTCAAGTACATGACGAGCATGGACACGCAGACGACGCTCGACAAGCCGTACTCGGCCCTGCCGGTGCTCGCCGACGCTGCCGAGTCGGTCACCGACGAGCAGACGAAGACGTTCCTCGACATCTACAACAACAAGGCGAAGCCGCTCCCGCTGGTCCCCGCCGAGGACCAGTTCGAGTCCACGGTCGGCAAGGCGATGAACGAGATGTTCGCCAAGATCGCCACCGGTTCGACGGTGTCCGAGAAGGACATCAAGGACGCCCTGCAGACGGCTCAGGACCAGGTCTCCCAGGCCGCAGGTTGA
- a CDS encoding Gfo/Idh/MocA family oxidoreductase: MSADSTTAVDTATTASRSGRVGVGVIGAGVISDQYLSNLTVFPDVEVVFIADIDLPRAASQAEKWGVQGSGTVEELLAIDDIEIVVNLTIPAAHVEVALQALRAGKHVWGEKPYALDRESAAELRDAAVAAGRTVSVAPDTFLGAGLQTALRTIRDGRIGKPLNGLTLFQSPGPESWHPSPEFLFAYGAGPLFDIGPYYITTLVQAFGPVAKVTATASKSRATRTIGSGPKAGTEFPVEVPTNHSALIQFENGGSAQSVFSFESDRGRTGFVEIAGETGTVVFPDPNDFDGDTELYALGAEEPETIPAVGSTYSRGTGVVDLARSLRAGEENRVPGALAFHVLDVMVSIAEAAERGETVLVESTVAPSPTLPEGWDPAAQTLA, from the coding sequence ATGAGCGCGGACAGCACGACCGCCGTCGACACCGCGACCACCGCCTCCCGGTCGGGTCGCGTCGGCGTCGGTGTCATCGGCGCCGGGGTCATCTCGGACCAGTACCTGTCCAACCTCACGGTCTTCCCGGACGTCGAGGTCGTGTTCATCGCCGACATCGACCTGCCCCGCGCCGCGTCGCAGGCCGAGAAGTGGGGCGTCCAGGGGTCGGGCACGGTCGAGGAGCTCCTGGCGATCGACGACATCGAGATCGTCGTGAACCTCACCATCCCGGCAGCACACGTCGAGGTCGCGCTCCAGGCGCTCCGTGCCGGCAAGCACGTCTGGGGCGAGAAGCCCTACGCACTGGACCGGGAGAGCGCTGCGGAGCTGCGTGACGCCGCGGTCGCGGCCGGACGCACCGTGTCCGTCGCACCCGACACGTTCCTCGGTGCGGGGCTCCAGACCGCGCTCCGCACGATCCGCGACGGCCGCATCGGGAAGCCGCTCAACGGGCTGACGCTCTTCCAGAGCCCCGGGCCGGAGTCCTGGCACCCGAGCCCCGAGTTCCTCTTCGCGTACGGCGCTGGCCCGCTGTTCGACATCGGCCCGTACTACATCACGACCCTCGTGCAGGCCTTCGGACCCGTCGCGAAGGTCACCGCCACGGCGTCGAAGTCGCGTGCCACCCGCACGATCGGCTCGGGTCCGAAGGCCGGCACCGAGTTCCCGGTGGAGGTGCCGACGAACCACTCGGCGCTCATCCAGTTCGAGAACGGTGGGAGCGCGCAGAGCGTCTTCTCGTTCGAGTCCGACCGCGGCCGCACCGGTTTCGTCGAGATCGCGGGCGAGACCGGCACGGTCGTGTTCCCCGACCCGAACGACTTCGACGGCGACACCGAGCTGTACGCGCTCGGCGCCGAGGAGCCCGAGACGATCCCGGCCGTCGGGTCCACCTACTCGCGGGGGACCGGCGTGGTCGACCTGGCCCGCTCCCTCCGTGCGGGCGAGGAGAACCGGGTCCCCGGTGCCCTCGCCTTCCACGTCCTCGACGTGATGGTCTCCATCGCCGAGGCAGCCGAACGTGGTGAGACCGTGCTCGTCGAGAGCACCGTCGCGCCCTCCCCGACCCTCCCCGAGGGTTGGGACCCCGCGGCGCAGACCCTGGCCTGA
- a CDS encoding sugar phosphate isomerase/epimerase has protein sequence MTQPLSVQLYTVRDALSADLPGTLAMIADIGFTNVELFGFVDRADEYAAALQQAGLTAPSGHARLLDADEQELERILAASVTVGLGTLIDPHVDESRWTTREDVEAIARRFDDLAVRAADHGLVLGYHNHAFEFSNRIDGTSAFEVFAGALSGDVVLELDTYWAKVGGDDPVAVLGRLGDQVRFLHVKDGDGSHDDKQQVAVGNGVMPVRDIVAAAPQAQQVIELDDHDGDVVQAVRDSYAFLAGAAA, from the coding sequence GTGACCCAACCGCTCTCGGTCCAGCTGTACACGGTGCGTGACGCACTGTCGGCGGACCTCCCCGGAACCCTGGCGATGATCGCCGACATCGGTTTCACGAACGTCGAGCTCTTCGGCTTCGTCGACCGTGCCGACGAGTACGCCGCCGCCCTGCAGCAGGCCGGCTTGACCGCGCCGAGCGGGCACGCACGTCTGCTGGACGCGGACGAGCAGGAGCTCGAGCGGATCCTCGCCGCGAGTGTCACCGTCGGACTCGGCACGCTCATCGACCCGCACGTCGACGAGTCGCGCTGGACCACCCGCGAGGACGTCGAGGCGATCGCCCGCCGGTTCGACGACCTCGCCGTCCGCGCCGCCGACCACGGCCTGGTGCTCGGCTACCACAACCACGCGTTCGAGTTCTCGAACCGGATCGACGGCACGAGCGCCTTCGAGGTCTTCGCCGGAGCCCTGTCGGGAGACGTCGTCCTCGAACTCGACACCTACTGGGCGAAGGTCGGCGGGGACGACCCGGTGGCCGTGCTCGGCCGACTCGGCGACCAGGTCCGCTTCCTGCACGTCAAGGACGGCGACGGCTCGCACGACGACAAGCAGCAGGTGGCCGTCGGCAACGGGGTCATGCCGGTCCGGGACATCGTCGCCGCCGCACCCCAGGCGCAGCAGGTCATCGAGCTCGACGACCACGACGGTGACGTCGTGCAGGCCGTCCGCGACTCGTACGCCTTCCTCGCGGGAGCCGCCGCATGA
- a CDS encoding ROK family transcriptional regulator, which produces MVDMTRTATSPPVGTSELFQILRDGVPRTRGELAALTGMARSTIGVRLDALVDVGLVGAVDTAASTGGRPPAQIALRPAARLVVAADLGASHGRVSVTDLVGTQLATRDASIDIAAGPVPTLEWLIRVVDELLDSVGRGRDDVIAVGIGLPGPVEFSTGRPANPPIMPGWDGFDVPGWLRQHVRAHVLVDNDVNIAALGERAHGWPDLDHLLFVKVATGIGSGIVSEGRLQRGAQGTAGDIGHVRVSRAGDVPCHCGNTGCLEAVASGPAIARALRAKGHDVHTSADVIDLVARSDIDAIGAVRQAGRDIGEVLATCVSLMNPSVIALGGSITQAGEHLLAGVREVVYSRSMPLATEHLVIAQSRAGSIAALQGAAALAIAYALSPAGVDELVTLAEGRQLVS; this is translated from the coding sequence ATGGTCGACATGACTCGGACGGCAACGTCGCCGCCGGTCGGGACGAGTGAGCTCTTCCAGATCCTGCGTGACGGAGTGCCGCGGACCCGTGGTGAACTCGCCGCCCTGACGGGGATGGCCCGCTCGACCATCGGCGTGCGGCTGGACGCCCTCGTCGACGTCGGACTCGTCGGCGCCGTCGACACCGCGGCCTCCACCGGGGGCCGCCCACCCGCCCAGATCGCCCTGCGGCCGGCCGCGCGGCTCGTCGTCGCCGCCGACCTGGGCGCATCGCACGGCCGCGTCTCGGTGACCGACCTCGTGGGCACGCAACTCGCCACCCGCGACGCCAGCATCGACATCGCCGCCGGCCCCGTCCCGACACTCGAGTGGCTCATCCGGGTCGTCGACGAACTCCTCGACTCGGTCGGCCGCGGCCGCGACGACGTCATCGCCGTCGGCATCGGCCTGCCCGGGCCGGTGGAGTTCTCGACCGGACGCCCGGCGAACCCCCCGATCATGCCCGGATGGGACGGCTTCGACGTGCCCGGGTGGCTCCGGCAGCACGTCCGCGCCCACGTGCTCGTCGACAACGACGTCAACATCGCCGCGCTCGGGGAGCGCGCACACGGCTGGCCGGACCTCGACCACCTGCTCTTCGTCAAGGTCGCCACCGGCATCGGTTCCGGCATCGTCTCCGAGGGTCGGCTCCAGCGCGGCGCGCAGGGCACCGCCGGTGACATCGGGCACGTGCGGGTCTCGCGCGCCGGCGACGTGCCGTGCCACTGTGGCAACACCGGCTGCCTGGAGGCCGTCGCCTCCGGCCCGGCGATCGCCCGCGCACTCCGGGCGAAGGGCCACGACGTGCACACCAGCGCTGACGTCATCGACCTGGTCGCCCGCTCCGACATCGACGCGATCGGCGCGGTCCGGCAGGCGGGCCGTGACATCGGCGAGGTCCTCGCCACGTGCGTCTCGCTCATGAACCCGTCGGTCATCGCCCTCGGCGGTTCGATCACCCAGGCCGGGGAGCACCTGCTCGCCGGTGTCCGCGAGGTCGTCTACTCCCGCTCGATGCCGCTCGCCACCGAGCACCTCGTCATCGCCCAGTCCCGCGCTGGATCGATCGCGGCGCTGCAGGGCGCCGCGGCCCTCGCGATCGCCTACGCCCTCTCCCCCGCCGGCGTCGACGAGCTGGTGACCCTGGCCGAGGGCCGCCAGCTCGTCTCCTGA
- a CDS encoding YqaJ viral recombinase family protein: MRGHTERIVAHSSDRVAWLRARAMGITATDVARLASLRAVDAVVADKRYGSRFSGNVYTEHGKDREPVIASWVAATHGIQPSAHLFHAAANRAHLATPDGVGQDRDGRLLLAEIKTTSSGWKRVPRHYLRQIWWQQYVLGADRTLFVWEEHDDFVPVADEPECRWIDRDDDAIRGLIALADLVLDRLRDAR; the protein is encoded by the coding sequence CTGCGTGGGCACACCGAGCGCATCGTCGCGCACTCCTCCGACCGGGTCGCCTGGCTCCGCGCGCGGGCCATGGGCATCACCGCCACCGACGTCGCACGTCTCGCCTCGCTCCGCGCGGTCGACGCCGTCGTCGCCGACAAGCGCTACGGCTCACGGTTCTCCGGCAACGTCTACACCGAGCACGGCAAGGACCGTGAGCCGGTGATCGCCTCGTGGGTCGCCGCGACCCACGGCATCCAGCCCTCGGCGCACCTGTTCCACGCGGCAGCGAACCGGGCGCACCTCGCGACGCCGGACGGTGTCGGGCAGGACCGTGACGGTCGCCTGCTCCTCGCCGAGATCAAGACGACCTCGTCCGGCTGGAAGCGTGTCCCCCGGCACTACCTCCGGCAGATCTGGTGGCAGCAGTACGTCCTCGGTGCCGACCGCACGCTGTTCGTGTGGGAGGAGCACGACGACTTCGTGCCGGTCGCCGACGAACCGGAGTGCCGCTGGATCGACCGCGACGACGACGCGATCCGCGGGCTCATCGCGCTCGCCGACCTCGTGCTCGACCGGCTCCGGGACGCCCGCTGA
- a CDS encoding Pr6Pr family membrane protein: MRTFVNSLRLVVAVVAVAAVVTDLQGALRDDFVFWDFFGYFTNQSNLLVAVVFTLTVVAAFGDRPTGRRLDLFRGAATVYIATTGLVYNTLLAQVGQPLGASWSNDVVHRWIPLVVVLDWVLFSDRSRLLFRDVWWFLVYPAVWLVVVVTRGATDGWVPYPFLDPVSGYGAVALYCLGVAVFIGLMGLGVVALSRLRVVPVSGRPGAGRARGRRAR, encoded by the coding sequence GTGCGGACCTTCGTGAACTCCCTGCGGCTCGTCGTCGCCGTCGTCGCCGTCGCCGCGGTGGTCACGGACCTGCAGGGTGCGCTCCGTGACGACTTCGTGTTCTGGGACTTCTTCGGGTACTTCACGAACCAGTCGAACCTGCTCGTCGCCGTCGTGTTCACCCTGACCGTCGTGGCGGCGTTCGGGGACCGTCCGACCGGTCGGCGTCTCGACCTGTTCCGCGGGGCGGCCACGGTGTACATCGCCACGACCGGCCTGGTCTACAACACCCTCCTGGCGCAGGTCGGTCAGCCGCTGGGGGCGTCCTGGTCGAACGACGTCGTGCACCGCTGGATCCCGCTGGTCGTGGTGCTCGACTGGGTGCTGTTCTCGGACCGGAGCCGCCTGCTCTTCCGTGACGTCTGGTGGTTCCTCGTCTACCCGGCGGTCTGGCTCGTGGTCGTCGTGACCCGCGGGGCCACCGACGGCTGGGTCCCGTACCCGTTCCTCGACCCCGTGTCCGGCTACGGAGCCGTGGCGTTGTACTGCCTCGGCGTGGCGGTGTTCATCGGGCTGATGGGCCTCGGTGTCGTGGCGCTGAGCCGACTCCGGGTCGTCCCGGTCAGCGGGCGTCCCGGAGCCGGTCGAGCACGAGGTCGGCGAGCGCGATGA